A window of the Desulfobacula toluolica Tol2 genome harbors these coding sequences:
- a CDS encoding sulfite exporter TauE/SafE family protein: MLKISIPEFYHKRVLHLLGFVVALFSTGIGIGGGTIFISAFISIFKFDFKRSAGLSLATIIPITFVGGASHLFFFSSPPSYKYFLVFIPMCIIGTIIGSKFIHKWNNQWLKWIFTIFLLIASFRILKLVDLPFLMFSSLNEISWTHEALFIMTFGIFIGIIATWLGIGCGLLIVPFFVIVMNFNIHEAICLSLTTMFFLTISATLMHHKLEQLDFKSYKALFLPSLAGAVIGSAISGLLPCFFLKQLFGIILALIACSYLYQLWTMAIKTVLSKTQRHE; the protein is encoded by the coding sequence ATGTTAAAAATAAGTATCCCTGAATTTTATCATAAACGGGTGCTGCACCTACTGGGGTTTGTTGTTGCTCTGTTCAGTACCGGTATCGGTATTGGCGGAGGCACCATATTTATTTCTGCTTTTATATCGATTTTTAAATTTGATTTCAAACGGTCCGCAGGTCTTTCACTTGCAACCATTATCCCCATCACGTTTGTGGGTGGAGCATCTCACCTGTTTTTTTTTTCCAGTCCCCCTTCTTATAAATATTTTCTTGTTTTTATTCCCATGTGTATCATTGGTACAATTATAGGTTCAAAATTTATTCATAAATGGAACAACCAATGGCTCAAATGGATTTTTACCATTTTTCTTCTCATTGCAAGTTTTCGAATCTTAAAACTTGTTGATTTACCTTTTTTAATGTTTTCAAGCCTGAATGAAATCTCCTGGACCCATGAAGCCCTTTTTATCATGACGTTCGGAATTTTTATCGGCATAATTGCCACATGGCTGGGGATTGGGTGCGGACTGCTCATTGTCCCTTTTTTTGTGATTGTGATGAATTTTAACATACACGAAGCTATCTGCCTGTCTTTAACCACAATGTTTTTTTTAACGATATCCGCCACTCTCATGCACCACAAACTTGAACAACTGGATTTCAAGTCCTATAAAGCGTTATTTCTCCCGTCTCTTGCAGGGGCTGTTATTGGTTCTGCCATATCCGGTCTACTGCCGTGTTTTTTCCTCAAACAACTGTTTGGCATTATATTGGCATTGATTGCCTGTTCATACCTTTACCAGCTTTGGACTATGGCAATAAAAACCGTACTCTCAAAAACACAACGTCATGAATAA